The Peribacillus sp. FSL E2-0218 genome contains a region encoding:
- a CDS encoding 2,3-dihydro-2,3-dihydroxybenzoate dehydrogenase gives MDFLECSGKVALVTGGAQGIGAAVVQALAKLGMVVAAIDYNAEKLNGQVSEWKSQGLDVHAFAADVSEGRAIVGIVDEIERDIGPIETLVNVAGVLRTGLIESFSDQDWEKIFAVNTTGVFNVSRSVSTYMMTRKRGSIVTVGSNAASVPRISLGAYAASKAAAVMFTKCLGLELAQYNIRCNIVSPGSTDTEMQWSMWNDENGAQAVINGMPETFKVGIPLNKIAAPSDIVDAILFFISNQSNHITMSNLCVDGGATLGA, from the coding sequence GTGGACTTTTTGGAATGCAGTGGGAAGGTTGCACTTGTAACGGGAGGTGCCCAAGGAATCGGGGCCGCAGTCGTCCAGGCTTTGGCAAAGCTGGGTATGGTCGTTGCGGCAATTGATTATAATGCCGAAAAACTTAATGGCCAAGTAAGTGAATGGAAGTCTCAAGGTTTGGATGTACATGCCTTTGCGGCTGATGTAAGTGAGGGTCGTGCAATCGTTGGCATAGTCGATGAAATCGAACGTGATATCGGTCCCATAGAGACACTGGTCAATGTTGCAGGGGTGCTTCGCACAGGGTTGATCGAATCATTCAGTGATCAGGATTGGGAAAAGATCTTTGCCGTCAATACCACTGGTGTTTTTAATGTCTCACGTTCAGTGAGCACATACATGATGACGAGAAAAAGAGGTTCGATCGTCACGGTGGGATCCAATGCAGCAAGCGTCCCAAGAATTTCACTGGGTGCATATGCAGCATCAAAGGCAGCTGCCGTCATGTTCACTAAATGTTTAGGGCTGGAATTGGCCCAATATAATATTCGCTGTAACATCGTCTCGCCCGGATCAACGGATACGGAGATGCAGTGGTCGATGTGGAATGACGAAAATGGTGCACAAGCGGTTATAAATGGGATGCCTGAGACATTCAAAGTGGGAATACCACTGAACAAAATAGCTGCTCCTTCCGATATAGTCGACGCCATTCTGTTTTTCATATCCAATCAATCAAATCATATTACGATGAGTAATTTATGTGTGGATGGCGGGGCCACTTTAGGGGCTTGA
- the nagE gene encoding N-acetylglucosamine-specific PTS transporter subunit IIBC gives MLNYLQKIGKALMLPIAVLPAAAILLRLGQPDLLDISFMAAAGKAIFDNLALLFALGIAIGLSKDGSGAAALAGLVGYFVLTNGTQAINKEIDMAVLGGIISGIVAAFLYNRYSDIKLPEWLGFFSGKRFVPIITSLAMIALAGIFGIVWPPIQDVINNIGEWITGAGALGAGVFGVLNRLLLPVGLHHVLNSLVWFVFGEYNGATGDINRFFAGDPSAGPFMTGFFPIMMFGLPAAALAMIAAAKKEKRKLVTGMLVGLAFTSFLTGITEPIEFLFMFIAPVLYVIHALLTGVSMALAVMLDIHHGFGFSAGAIDYLLNFGIAQKPLWIIPIGLVYGAIYFVIFYFVIKAMDLKTPGREDDEEGPEEETVVKTGDKYTDMGSLFIQDLGGKENLKSIDNCTTRLRLVVADADNVNESALKRHGARGVLKLNKTSVQVIVGTNVEFVADAMKQLVQNGVSPSQVKTAPAAQVVDERVVENKASDLGFDDFVLPIEGTVLPIEQVPDQVFAMKMMGDGFAIDPVDGKLVSPIDGEVLNVFPTKHALGLKMNNGLEILIHVGLDTVKLNGEGFKSLVQEGQKITKGTPLLDIDLDFVKRNAPSAITPIIFTNLPEGTAVKLQKTGTQNQNTADIIRLENH, from the coding sequence ATGTTAAATTATTTACAAAAAATTGGTAAAGCTCTAATGTTACCGATTGCTGTCTTGCCGGCAGCGGCTATATTGCTTCGCCTGGGTCAGCCAGATTTGCTGGATATATCATTCATGGCAGCCGCGGGTAAAGCGATCTTTGATAACCTTGCCTTACTTTTCGCTTTAGGTATTGCAATCGGGTTATCTAAAGACGGAAGCGGTGCCGCGGCATTAGCTGGTCTTGTTGGTTATTTTGTATTAACCAATGGTACACAGGCCATTAATAAAGAAATCGACATGGCTGTTTTAGGCGGTATCATATCTGGTATCGTGGCAGCTTTCCTATATAACAGATACTCTGATATAAAGCTTCCTGAATGGCTTGGATTCTTTTCAGGAAAACGGTTTGTCCCGATTATCACTTCGCTTGCGATGATTGCACTGGCGGGAATATTCGGGATTGTATGGCCGCCGATTCAAGATGTCATCAATAACATTGGCGAATGGATCACAGGTGCAGGGGCTTTAGGCGCTGGTGTATTTGGCGTATTGAATCGTTTATTGCTTCCTGTAGGATTGCATCACGTTCTGAACAGCTTGGTATGGTTTGTATTTGGAGAATATAATGGAGCAACTGGAGATATTAATCGTTTCTTCGCAGGCGATCCAAGTGCTGGACCTTTCATGACCGGCTTTTTCCCAATCATGATGTTTGGTCTGCCGGCAGCGGCATTAGCCATGATTGCAGCGGCCAAGAAAGAGAAACGTAAATTAGTAACGGGAATGCTGGTCGGATTGGCTTTCACTTCCTTCTTGACCGGAATCACGGAACCAATCGAATTTCTATTTATGTTCATTGCGCCGGTGTTATATGTCATACATGCCCTTTTAACAGGGGTTTCCATGGCACTGGCTGTTATGCTGGATATCCATCACGGTTTTGGATTCTCGGCAGGGGCCATCGATTATTTGTTGAACTTTGGGATAGCTCAAAAACCATTATGGATCATACCGATCGGGTTGGTATATGGAGCCATTTATTTCGTGATTTTCTACTTTGTCATCAAGGCCATGGATTTGAAAACACCAGGACGTGAAGACGATGAGGAAGGCCCAGAAGAAGAAACGGTTGTGAAAACAGGTGATAAATATACCGATATGGGTTCTCTGTTCATTCAAGATCTTGGCGGTAAAGAAAATCTGAAATCTATAGATAATTGTACAACACGCTTACGTTTAGTAGTGGCTGATGCAGATAATGTGAATGAATCGGCTCTAAAAAGACATGGTGCACGAGGTGTGCTGAAGTTAAATAAAACAAGCGTTCAGGTCATAGTAGGAACAAACGTCGAATTTGTTGCAGATGCGATGAAACAGCTTGTTCAAAATGGAGTTAGTCCAAGCCAAGTGAAAACAGCACCAGCAGCACAAGTTGTGGATGAACGTGTAGTAGAAAACAAAGCATCAGATTTAGGCTTCGATGATTTTGTGCTTCCGATCGAAGGGACCGTTTTACCAATCGAACAAGTCCCTGATCAAGTGTTTGCGATGAAAATGATGGGGGATGGCTTCGCAATCGATCCTGTAGATGGAAAACTTGTTTCACCTATCGATGGGGAAGTGCTTAATGTATTTCCAACTAAGCACGCCCTGGGATTGAAAATGAATAATGGACTGGAAATTCTGATTCATGTAGGGTTAGATACAGTTAAATTAAATGGAGAAGGTTTCAAATCTCTTGTCCAAGAAGGCCAGAAGATTACTAAAGGTACGCCGCTTTTGGATATCGATCTTGATTTCGTAAAACGGAATGCTCCTTCTGCGATCACACCTATCATCTTCACTAATTTACCTGAAGGAACGGCAGTGAAATTGCAAAAAACGGGAACTCAGAATCAAAATACAGCAGACATCATCCGTTTGGAAAATCATTGA
- a CDS encoding ABC transporter ATP-binding protein, with the protein MSILRMENLETNYEKLTVFKNLNLEIKEGLVTTIIGPNGCGKSTLLKTIGRILKQKSGSVFLQGQDLHKIHTKEIAKQLSLLPQNPVAPAQLKVEELISYGRYPHRNNVNKLTKEDKETIEWAMDITKTVSFRNRQIANLSGGQRQKVWLAMALAQKTDILLLDEPTTYLDMAHQLEVLQIVEKLNKEQKITTVMVLHDINHASRFSHEIITMKEGEIIKIGPPSEIITPAILEEVFRIDARVMIDPANGAPVCFGYDNLSQQETFKEAVLSNNQ; encoded by the coding sequence GTGAGTATTCTCCGTATGGAAAATTTAGAAACGAATTACGAGAAATTGACGGTATTCAAAAACTTGAATCTGGAAATAAAAGAAGGCCTGGTCACGACCATCATTGGACCCAATGGCTGCGGTAAATCGACATTATTAAAGACAATCGGCCGGATTTTAAAACAAAAAAGCGGAAGCGTTTTTTTACAAGGGCAGGACCTGCATAAGATCCACACAAAGGAGATTGCCAAGCAGCTGAGTTTGCTCCCCCAAAACCCGGTCGCACCTGCACAATTGAAGGTCGAGGAACTTATTTCATATGGAAGGTATCCACACCGTAATAATGTAAATAAGCTGACGAAGGAAGATAAAGAAACGATCGAATGGGCCATGGATATTACCAAGACCGTTTCATTTCGAAACAGGCAAATCGCCAATTTATCTGGCGGTCAAAGACAAAAGGTATGGCTGGCAATGGCTTTAGCACAGAAAACGGATATATTATTATTGGATGAGCCAACCACCTACCTTGATATGGCTCATCAATTAGAGGTTTTGCAAATCGTTGAAAAGCTAAATAAAGAACAGAAAATAACGACTGTCATGGTTTTGCATGATATTAACCACGCGTCCCGGTTTTCACATGAAATCATCACGATGAAAGAAGGAGAAATCATTAAGATCGGGCCTCCTTCGGAGATCATTACGCCTGCCATACTGGAAGAAGTGTTTCGTATTGATGCAAGGGTCATGATTGATCCTGCCAATGGGGCCCCTGTTTGTTTCGGATATGACAATCTATCACAGCAAGAAACATTTAAAGAAGCCGTTTTATCAAATAACCAATGA
- a CDS encoding iron-hydroxamate ABC transporter substrate-binding protein, whose translation MKKQLFVLGMATVFSLGLGACGNAEKSSEDASQKNNATETTAKKEAKTQTVTYLDKEYTIPAKVTSIATASLESMEDAAILGVKPTGVVTVGGEIPEYLAKDLAGAKSIGEKMQPNYETLLGLKPDVIMWSSKSPANVTEQLDKVAPTFPYSHISTNWEANLRLMASLTGKKDEAEKIITTYNDDAAKAKVEIGEKLKDKKVLVVRIRNGSLFLYPQDVYFNPVVYKDLGLTVPEEIKPIKAQEMISLEKFAELDPDYVFLQFSESENAQKPEALKDLENNSIWKSITAVKENKVFVNSVDPLAQGGTAWSKTAFLKAATEKLAK comes from the coding sequence ATGAAAAAGCAATTATTCGTACTTGGAATGGCAACAGTATTCAGTTTAGGACTTGGAGCTTGCGGTAATGCCGAAAAGTCTTCCGAGGATGCTTCACAGAAAAACAACGCGACTGAAACCACTGCAAAAAAAGAAGCGAAGACCCAAACCGTTACATATTTGGACAAGGAGTATACAATTCCAGCCAAAGTTACCAGTATCGCGACTGCTAGTTTGGAATCCATGGAGGATGCTGCCATATTGGGGGTTAAGCCAACAGGTGTCGTTACTGTAGGCGGAGAAATTCCGGAATATTTGGCGAAGGACCTTGCCGGTGCAAAATCAATCGGGGAAAAAATGCAGCCAAACTATGAAACTCTTCTTGGATTGAAACCTGATGTGATCATGTGGTCTTCTAAATCACCAGCGAACGTAACGGAGCAATTAGACAAAGTGGCGCCAACATTCCCCTATTCACATATCTCGACAAATTGGGAAGCGAACTTGCGGTTGATGGCCAGCCTAACAGGTAAAAAAGACGAAGCTGAAAAAATCATCACGACTTATAATGATGACGCTGCGAAAGCAAAAGTGGAAATCGGTGAAAAATTGAAGGACAAAAAGGTATTAGTGGTGAGAATCCGGAATGGAAGCCTCTTCCTATATCCTCAGGATGTTTATTTCAACCCAGTCGTTTATAAAGACCTAGGCTTGACTGTTCCTGAAGAAATTAAACCTATTAAAGCACAAGAAATGATTTCATTGGAAAAATTTGCAGAACTTGATCCAGATTATGTTTTCTTGCAGTTCTCTGAAAGTGAAAATGCACAAAAACCGGAAGCATTAAAAGATTTGGAAAACAACTCCATTTGGAAGAGCATCACGGCAGTGAAAGAAAACAAAGTGTTCGTCAACTCGGTTGATCCTCTTGCTCAAGGTGGAACGGCTTGGAGCAAGACTGCTTTCTTGAAAGCTGCAACGGAAAAATTAGCTAAATAA
- the nagA gene encoding N-acetylglucosamine-6-phosphate deacetylase — translation MKTFIINNLMVHSEKETYKDGYIKVVDGKIAEVGPASQCKQDDDTTVITLPSEYQIIPGAIDVHIHGAAKADAMDATSEALSTMAKTLPKEGTTSFLATTMTQSADAIESALLNAGTYIKEQNEDHAEIVGIHLEGPFISPARKGAQPEDFIVDPDVSLFKRWQLLAHNHIKLVTLAPEQPNGLELARHLKETGVVASIGHSDATYDQISEAIEAGTTHVTHLYNGMRGLHHREPGVLGAAYLRDELFVELITDGIHCRPEMVKLAFDQITSNRMILITDSLRAKWLEKGTYDLGGQDVNVDETKATLPDGTLAGSILKMNDAIKNTLQYTGCSMTDIIKMTAENPAKQLRIFDRKGSIEVGKDADLVILNEELDVEMTFCRGKLAYKKENVK, via the coding sequence ATGAAAACATTCATTATCAATAATCTAATGGTTCATAGCGAAAAGGAAACCTACAAGGACGGGTACATTAAAGTCGTGGACGGGAAAATTGCCGAAGTGGGCCCAGCCAGTCAATGTAAACAGGATGACGATACCACGGTAATTACGCTTCCATCGGAGTATCAGATCATCCCCGGTGCCATCGATGTTCATATCCACGGCGCGGCCAAGGCCGATGCAATGGACGCCACTAGCGAAGCATTGTCGACGATGGCAAAGACTCTTCCAAAAGAAGGCACGACCAGCTTTCTGGCAACCACGATGACCCAATCTGCTGATGCCATCGAATCAGCACTGCTTAATGCGGGTACCTATATTAAAGAACAAAACGAAGATCATGCTGAAATAGTCGGGATTCATTTGGAAGGCCCGTTCATTTCACCAGCACGTAAAGGGGCACAGCCTGAAGACTTCATCGTCGATCCCGATGTTTCGCTCTTCAAGAGATGGCAATTGCTTGCCCATAACCATATCAAGCTTGTAACGCTTGCACCTGAACAACCAAATGGACTGGAGCTTGCGCGACACCTAAAGGAAACAGGCGTCGTCGCTTCCATTGGACATTCCGATGCAACATATGACCAAATCAGTGAAGCGATTGAAGCTGGCACGACACATGTGACACATCTTTATAACGGGATGCGGGGCCTCCATCACCGAGAGCCTGGCGTTTTGGGCGCGGCCTACCTTCGTGACGAGTTATTCGTTGAACTTATCACGGACGGCATTCATTGCCGACCGGAAATGGTGAAATTGGCTTTTGACCAAATCACCAGCAATCGCATGATCCTGATAACCGACTCGCTTCGTGCCAAATGGCTTGAAAAGGGCACTTACGACTTGGGCGGCCAGGATGTGAATGTTGATGAAACGAAAGCAACGCTTCCAGATGGGACACTTGCGGGCAGTATACTGAAAATGAATGATGCGATTAAGAATACTTTGCAATATACCGGTTGTTCCATGACTGACATTATAAAAATGACGGCAGAAAATCCTGCCAAGCAACTTCGGATTTTTGATAGGAAAGGCAGCATTGAAGTTGGAAAAGATGCGGACCTTGTCATCTTAAATGAAGAATTGGACGTTGAAATGACGTTTTGCAGAGGTAAATTAGCTTATAAAAAGGAGAATGTAAAATGA
- a CDS encoding iron ABC transporter permease: MAKTNSLPIIILCMAPLLICFSIVLSILYGAKNIDSMTVWNAIFHYDSGNVDHTIIMTSRLPRVLGALIVGAFLAISGALMQGMTRNYLASPSIMGVTDGSAFVITLCMVFAPGMSSFQMILFSMLGSAMGAGIVFGFGSLLPNGLSPVRLAIIGTVIGTFLSSISAAIASYFQISQNVSFWYNSRLHQIDPNVLKLAIPCGMVGIILALSISKSVTILSLGEEISINLGQRTKLVKAVALLSVICLTGIAVALVGKIGFVGLIIPHITRFLIGIDYKWIVPCAGVIGAVFLALCDVLSRFVNYPFETPIGVVTSLIGIPFFLYLIRTRGGEKNG, from the coding sequence ATGGCCAAAACAAATTCATTACCAATAATAATCCTTTGTATGGCACCTCTATTGATTTGCTTTTCCATCGTTTTATCGATTTTATATGGTGCCAAAAATATAGATTCCATGACGGTATGGAATGCCATTTTCCACTATGACTCTGGTAACGTTGATCACACGATCATCATGACTTCCCGTTTGCCCAGAGTTTTGGGTGCCCTTATCGTCGGGGCATTTTTAGCCATATCAGGAGCACTCATGCAGGGGATGACAAGAAATTATCTTGCATCCCCTTCAATCATGGGAGTGACGGATGGCTCTGCGTTCGTGATTACACTATGTATGGTATTTGCTCCAGGTATGTCTTCATTCCAAATGATCCTCTTTTCCATGTTAGGTTCTGCAATGGGTGCCGGAATTGTCTTTGGTTTTGGTTCGCTGCTTCCAAATGGACTGTCGCCTGTTCGGCTAGCCATAATCGGGACTGTGATCGGGACATTTTTAAGCAGTATTTCTGCTGCCATAGCATCCTATTTCCAAATTTCCCAAAATGTAAGTTTTTGGTACAACTCCAGGTTGCACCAGATTGATCCCAATGTACTCAAATTAGCGATACCGTGTGGAATGGTGGGAATCATCCTCGCCCTTTCCATCTCAAAATCCGTTACGATATTATCTTTAGGCGAAGAAATTTCCATCAATTTAGGCCAGCGCACGAAATTAGTAAAAGCCGTGGCCCTCCTTTCCGTGATCTGCTTAACGGGAATTGCCGTGGCGCTTGTAGGGAAAATTGGCTTTGTTGGCCTTATCATCCCCCACATCACCCGGTTTTTGATCGGGATCGATTATAAGTGGATCGTTCCATGTGCCGGGGTAATTGGTGCGGTTTTTCTAGCTCTGTGTGATGTCTTGAGCCGGTTTGTCAATTATCCATTCGAAACCCCCATAGGAGTCGTGACCTCCCTGATCGGCATTCCTTTCTTCCTGTACTTAATAAGAACGAGAGGAGGAGAAAAAAATGGATAA
- a CDS encoding alpha/beta hydrolase-fold protein, with product MIHKKIDTNATDITAGSGEVTIKGTERSIMHSSNGNREFQIFVSRPQEEPPPSGYPVIYLLDANSVFGTMVEAVRLQSRRPEKSGVVPAIIVGIGYHTNGPFSSERYYDFTLPVAAAELPERPDGSPWPAHGGAENFLKFIEEDLKPEIGNRFKIDHNSQTLFGHSLGGLFALYVLYTNPYAFQNYIAGSPSLHWNKNWFHEEEGRFLSRLKQGNGDISLMLGVGEQEGTHKSGMNENARKLSTRLSMIDSGINVQFKEFEEEGHLSVLPPLINRGLRFALKRNIPDEE from the coding sequence ATGATACATAAAAAAATCGATACAAATGCAACGGATATAACGGCTGGCAGCGGAGAGGTCACGATTAAAGGCACCGAACGGAGCATCATGCATTCAAGCAATGGGAATCGTGAGTTTCAAATCTTTGTATCGCGGCCGCAGGAAGAGCCGCCTCCGTCAGGATATCCGGTCATTTATTTACTCGATGCCAACTCGGTGTTTGGAACAATGGTTGAGGCGGTGAGGTTGCAATCGCGCCGGCCGGAGAAGTCGGGTGTAGTTCCGGCCATCATCGTGGGCATTGGTTATCACACGAATGGACCATTTTCTTCTGAACGGTATTATGATTTTACATTACCGGTTGCAGCTGCCGAGCTACCTGAAAGACCGGATGGAAGTCCATGGCCTGCACATGGGGGTGCGGAGAACTTCCTGAAATTCATTGAAGAGGATTTAAAACCGGAAATCGGTAACAGATTCAAGATCGACCATAATAGCCAGACCCTCTTCGGGCATTCCCTTGGCGGCCTTTTCGCTTTATATGTTCTTTATACAAATCCATATGCATTCCAAAATTACATAGCTGGAAGTCCATCACTTCATTGGAACAAAAATTGGTTCCACGAGGAAGAGGGGAGGTTCCTTTCCCGGTTGAAACAAGGAAACGGGGATATCTCCTTAATGCTGGGAGTAGGGGAGCAGGAAGGCACGCATAAAAGCGGCATGAATGAAAATGCACGGAAGTTATCAACACGTTTATCGATGATCGATAGCGGAATAAATGTTCAATTCAAGGAGTTCGAAGAGGAAGGTCACTTATCCGTTTTGCCGCCTTTGATTAACAGGGGCCTGCGTTTTGCATTGAAGCGAAATATTCCTGATGAGGAATAG
- a CDS encoding iron ABC transporter permease: MDKNTRWRFTLTMTIISCLIVVTSYFSLISGTFDMTVKAVLQTLFRVNPVPDFDLVIFDFRLPRIVIAGLVGVSLGIAGTVIQGVTKNGLADSGILGINAGAGTAIVIFMFFYQGQTSSSDWFSIMSLPLFGLFGGLLAALVIFLFAWKNGTLDMGRLLLTGIAIGSAFGALSLYLSLKMKSTDFEMATVWLSGTIYDANWKYIASMLPWMLILIPIIKKKAYLLDLYQLEESSVKSLGISVEKETVILLLCSIGLVGASVSVSGNIGFVGLMAPHIAKHLVGIHHNQVIPVSGAIGALLVIASDFIAKTVFAPAELPVGIVISIIGVPYFLYLLIKAKA, from the coding sequence ATGGATAAGAATACTCGGTGGCGCTTCACCCTTACGATGACCATCATTTCCTGTTTAATTGTTGTTACAAGCTATTTCAGCTTGATTTCCGGGACATTCGACATGACCGTCAAGGCTGTCCTTCAGACCTTATTCAGGGTGAATCCGGTACCCGATTTTGATTTGGTCATTTTTGATTTCCGCCTCCCCCGCATCGTGATCGCCGGTTTGGTGGGAGTGAGCTTAGGAATTGCGGGCACTGTCATTCAAGGTGTTACGAAAAATGGCTTGGCCGATTCGGGCATTCTCGGCATTAATGCCGGTGCCGGGACAGCCATTGTCATTTTCATGTTTTTCTATCAAGGTCAAACCAGCAGCTCGGACTGGTTCTCGATCATGAGTTTACCGCTATTTGGTCTTTTTGGCGGACTTTTGGCAGCCCTGGTGATTTTCCTTTTCGCTTGGAAGAACGGGACCCTGGACATGGGCCGCCTTTTACTGACCGGAATCGCGATAGGCTCGGCATTCGGCGCCCTTTCCTTATATTTGTCATTAAAAATGAAATCAACCGATTTTGAAATGGCAACGGTTTGGCTCTCGGGTACGATATATGATGCAAACTGGAAATACATCGCATCCATGTTACCATGGATGTTAATCCTGATCCCGATCATTAAGAAAAAGGCTTATTTACTTGATTTGTATCAGTTGGAAGAATCGAGCGTTAAAAGTTTGGGGATTTCCGTAGAAAAGGAAACGGTCATCCTTTTACTCTGCAGCATCGGATTGGTGGGCGCCTCCGTTTCGGTGTCGGGGAATATCGGTTTCGTAGGTTTGATGGCTCCCCACATCGCAAAGCATCTTGTAGGGATTCATCATAATCAGGTCATCCCGGTATCCGGGGCAATTGGCGCACTGCTGGTGATCGCATCCGACTTCATTGCAAAAACCGTTTTTGCGCCGGCAGAATTACCGGTCGGGATTGTCATCTCCATTATTGGTGTCCCTTATTTTCTTTATTTACTCATTAAAGCTAAAGCATAG